The Saliniramus fredricksonii genome segment TCACCGCGATCGAGGGGGCGGAGGGGACCGACCGGATGCTCGCGCGCGTCGCCGGGCTGTCGCGCGGCTACCTGCTGCGGCGCCGGCGCGATGCCGGGATTCTGGTCAAATCGGCCAAGACCGGGCAGGAGCGGCGGGTCGATCTGCCGGCGGTGGGGCCACGCACGGTCGTGCGGGCCGCGGCAGCCGGGATCACCGGGATTGCCGTCGGCGCCGGTCAGACCCTCGTCGTCGAGCGCGAGAAGATGATCGCGCAAGCCGACCGGCGCGGCCTGTTCCTCGCCGCCTTCGATCCGCAGGAGATGGCGCAATCATGAGCGAAGACGCGACACGGCCCCTGTGCATCTACCTGGTCGCCGGTGAGGAATCGGGCGATCAGCTCGGGGCCGAGCTGATGCGGGCGCTGCGCCGCACGCAGCCTGATCGGGAATTTGTCTTCTTCGGCCTCGGTGGCGCGCGCATGCAGCGCGAGGGGCTGACATCGCTGTTCGCGATGGAGGAAATCTCGGTGATGGGGCTTGTGCCGGTCATCGCGAAGCTGCCCGGTATCGTCGCACGGGCCTATCGCGTCATCGCCGATATCGTCGCGCACGATCCCGATGCGCTGGTGATCATCGACAGCCCGGATTTCACCCAGCCGATCGCGAAACGCGTGCACAAGCGTGCGCCGCAGATCCCCATCATCAACTACGTCTCGCCCTCGGTCTGGGCCTGGCGACCGGGCCGCGCACGGAAAATGCGGGGCTATATCGATCATGTTCTCGCGCTCAAACCTTTCGAACCTGCCGCGCATGAGCGTCTGGGCGGGCCGCCCTGCAGCTATGTCGGACACCCGCTGATCGAGCGCCGCGATGCGCTGCAGCCGGCCGAGGGAGAACGCCGTCCGCTCGGTGACGGCCCGCTGGAATTGCTCGTTCTACCCGGCAGCCGACGTTCGGAATTGCGGCGTCTGGCCGAGCCCTTCGCCGGTGCGCTCGCGCGTTTTTGCGAGAGCTGGGAAGGCGAGATCAATCTGACTCTGCCGGCCATCGCGCATCTTGCCCCGGAGATCACCCAGATCACGCGTAACTGGCCGATCGTGCCGCAGATCGTGCAGGGCGAGGAGGCGAAATGCGCCGCCTTCCGCAGGGGGCAGGCCGCGCTGGCCGCATCGGGCACCGTGACCCTCGAACTCGCGCTCTCGGGCGTGCCGATGGTCGTGGCCTACAAGGTCTCGCGGCTGGAAGAGCAATTGAAGCATCTCATCAAGGTCGACAGCATCGTCCTGGCCAACCTGATCCTCGGCGAGAACGTGATCCCGGAATTCATCCAGGCCGATTGCGCGCCCGGTCCGCTGGCTGATGCTTTGCGGGCGATCGTCACCCCGGGCCCTGCCCGCGATGCGCAACTGGCAGGCTTCGCGCGGCTCGATGCAGCCATGGATATCGGCGACGAGGCGCCCAGTGATCGGGCTGCCCGGCTGGTGCGCGAGACGATGGCGGCGCGCGGGCGCCTGCCCGCCGGTTGATGGCGTTGCGGCCCTTGCACGGGCAGCACAGTTCTGTCATAAGCTGCGGCTCTCACTGATCCGTCCGGCTGATCAAGGGCTGCCGTGTCGGATCGTCTGCTCGAACAGCAAACATGTCGGCGAGCGGAAGCGGGGTGCACCCGTTGCTTCCACGCGCCTCAGGAGAATGAGCGAAATGCCCAAGTTGAAGACCA includes the following:
- the lpxB gene encoding lipid-A-disaccharide synthase; amino-acid sequence: MSEDATRPLCIYLVAGEESGDQLGAELMRALRRTQPDREFVFFGLGGARMQREGLTSLFAMEEISVMGLVPVIAKLPGIVARAYRVIADIVAHDPDALVIIDSPDFTQPIAKRVHKRAPQIPIINYVSPSVWAWRPGRARKMRGYIDHVLALKPFEPAAHERLGGPPCSYVGHPLIERRDALQPAEGERRPLGDGPLELLVLPGSRRSELRRLAEPFAGALARFCESWEGEINLTLPAIAHLAPEITQITRNWPIVPQIVQGEEAKCAAFRRGQAALAASGTVTLELALSGVPMVVAYKVSRLEEQLKHLIKVDSIVLANLILGENVIPEFIQADCAPGPLADALRAIVTPGPARDAQLAGFARLDAAMDIGDEAPSDRAARLVRETMAARGRLPAG